CGCGCGGCGCCGCGCCGACCGCTGGAACTTCCTGTTCATCGCGGGCATGTGGTTCCAGGACCTCTTCAACTACGACTTCCGGCGCACGGAGATGTGCATCATCCCCTACGCCACCCAGCAGGGCGAGATCTCGTTCTGCGCCTACAACACCGGCATCGGCTGGCGGCAGATCATCGAGAAGATGCACATGACGGCCACCCTCACGAAATGGTACGAGGAGCACGGCCGCCACGAGATCTTCGCCGGCAACAAGGCGGTGCCGCTGCCGACCACGGCCCACTCGCTCGCCCTGAACCCGGAGGCGGTCGCCAAGGGCGCGCAGACCGACCTGGACGACCTCGGGGTCGCCAAGAACGCACGCGAGGAGAAGCTCCAGGCCCGGCGCCGCGAGCGCTCGCCCGAAGAGCAGCGCCGCCACGACGAGATGGAGCGGCTCTACCGTCAGCACGTGCTGAAGGAGCAGCCGTCGGCGCCGCTCCTGCAGATCCAGGGCCTCACGCGGAAGTCCGAGGACGCGCCGACGCACGAGGTCGTACACTAGGCGCAAGGCGGTCCCGCGTATCGCGACGTTCCTCTCAAGACTGCCGGTCGCCCCGTGGCGGCCGGCACTCGCCTCCAGTCTCCGGCACTACTCCCGCCAGACGTTCGTCTCCGACCTGATTGCGGGCCTGACCGTCGGGCTCGTCGCGCTGCCGCTGGCGATGGCGTTCGCCATCTCGAGCGGCGTGGGCCCCGAGGCCGGACTGCACACGGCCATCGTCGGCGGCCTGGTCGTGGCGGCGCTCGGCGGTTCGACCATCCAGGTGTCCGGCCCGACCGGGGCCTTCGTGGTCGTGGTGGCCGGCATCATCGCCAAGTTCGGCCTGTCGGGTCTGTTCCTGGTGACGATGATGGGCGGCGTGATCCTGGTCGCGCTGGGCCTGTCGGGGCTGGGGACCGCCGTGCGCTATATCCCGCGGCCGATCGTCATCGGCTTCACCAACGGGATCGCCCTCCTCATCGCCACGACCCAGATCAAGGACGCCCTTGGCCTGCCGGGCACGCCGCCGGGCGAGTTCTTCGCGCGCATGAGCGCGTTGGCGGACGCCCTGCCGTCACTCAACCCGGCCGCGCTCGGCGTCACGGCGGCGTCGCTCGCCATCTGCCTGGGCGTGCCGCGCCTCGCGCCAAGGCTGCCCGGCGCCATCGCCGCCCTCGTGGTCGGCACGACGGCCGTGCGCCTGCTGGACCTGCCGGTCGCCACCATCGGCAGCGTGTTCGGCGGGCTGCCGCGCCATCTGCCGGCCGTGCACGTGCCGGAGTTCCGCGCGGACCTCGTGCTGCCCCTCCTGCCGTCCGCCATCACCGTCGCGCTCCTCGGCGCGGTGGAGAGCCTGCTGTCCGCCGTCGTGGCCGACGGCATGACCGGCGACCGCCACGACTCGAACACGGAGCTCGTCGCACAGGGCGTGGCCAACGTGCTCGTGCCTCTCGTGGGCGGGCTGCCGGTGACGGGCGCGATCGCCCGGACCGCCACGAACTACCGCGCCGGCGCCCGGACGCCCGTGGCCGCCCTCGTCCACGCGGTGACGCTCGCGGCGGTCGTCGCCGTCTTCGCCCCGCTGGCCTCGTCGGTGCCGCTGGCGACGCTGGCGGCGGTGCTGCTCGTGGTGGCCTGGAACATGGGCGAGTGGCCTGAGATCCCGTCCATCCTGAAGCTCGAGTGGACGGACATCGCCGTGTGGCTGCTCACGTTCGTCCTCACGGTGGTGGCCGACCTGACGGTGGCGGTCGAGTCGGGCATGGTGCTGGCGGCCCTGCTCTACGTCCACCGCGTGTCGCAGACCACCACGGTCGAGGGCGTGACCGAGGCCTACATCGACGAGGGCCGGCCGCACGTCCTCCAGGGCAAGGACATCCCGCCCTACGTGAGCATCGTGCGCGTGCACGGCCCCTTCCTGTTCGGCACGACGACGCTGCTCGACGAGGCGACGGCGGACGTGGAGCAGTTCGACGCGATCGTCATCCTCCGCCTCAGAAACATGACCGCGATCGACGCCACGGGCGTGGACGCGCTCGAACGGCTCCACGACCGCGTGGTGCGCTCCGGCCGCCGCATGCTGTTCTGCGGCGCCCGTCAGCAGCCGGCCGCCTATCTCGCGCGCGCAGAGTTCGTGCACCACGTCGGCGCCGTGAACATCCTGCCCAACGTCGACGCCGCGCTGGACCGCGCCCGTGCCCTGGTCGCGTCCGGCGAGGTCGAGCCGGGCTCGCGGGCCGGCGCACCGACCGGATAGACTCGCGCCGTGGCTCCGCTCGACGGCATCCGCGTGGTCTCGCTCGCGTTGAACGTGCCCGGCCCGGCGGCCGTGGCGCGGCTCGTGGGCGAGGGCGCCGACGCGGTGAAGGTGGAGCCGCCGGCCGGGGACCCGCTCGCGCTCTACAGCCGGGCGTGGTACGACGAGCTCCATCGCGGCGTCGAGCGGAGGACGCTGGACCTCAAGACCGCGCCCGGGCGGGCGGCGCTGGACGACCTCCTCGCGGCCGCCCACGTCCTGATCACCAGCCAGCGCCCGGCCGCACTGGTCCGCCTGGGCCTGGCGCCCGAGCCCCTGACCGCGAGGCACCCGGCCCTGCGGACCGTCGCCATCGTGGGCGACGTGCGCGAGCCCGATGTCGCGGGCCACGACCTGACCTATCAGGCGGGTGCCGGTCTCCTCCGCGAGGGCCTGCCCATCACGCTGCTCGCCGACCTGATCGGCGCCGAGCGCGTCGTGTCCGCCGTGCTCCTCGCGCTCGCCGGCCCCCCGGGCACTCGAACCGTGGTGGGCCTGCGCGACGCGCTCGACTCGCTCGCGGCCCCACTGCGGCACGGCCTCACGGTGTCGGGCGGCCGGTTCGGCGGCGGCGATCCGGCCTACAACGTCTACCGCACGCGGGACGGACGGCTGGCGGTCGCGGCGCTCGAGCCCCACTTCCGGGCCCGTCTCTATGCGGTCCTCGACCTGCCACTCGACGCGCCGCTGGCATCGCCGGCCGCCGCGCGGTCGTGCGCGGAATGGACGTCGCTGGCCGAGGCGCACGACCTCCCCCTCGTCGCGATTCCCGACGCGTGAGAGCCGTACAGGACGAGGGACGGCCGACGCACGCGCCAGCCGCCCCCTTGTTGCCTCCCGGTCCGTGGTCCCCGCGGGACCCCGTGCGCGCTCCTCCCGTCAGAACGACAGCTTGAACGCGACCTGGCCGACGCGCGGCTGGTAGGCGTTCAGCAGGTTCTGGCGCGGCGTCCCGAAGTTCGCCTGGTTGAGCGTGCTCTGGTAGGCGCCGTAGTTCTTGTGGTTGAGGATGTTGAAGCCCTCGACGATGAGGCCCAGCCGCATGCCGTTGCCCAGCGGGATGTCCTTCGCGAGACGCAGGTCCACGCGGTGCAGCGGCTGCCCCTTGAGCGCGTTGCGCGGGATGACGTCCCCCACCGCGAACGAGGTCGGCCCGTCGAACCGGTCCTGCACGTCCGACGGCACGGTGATGGCGGCCGTTACCGTCCGGTTGTTCCCGACCGGGCCGTAGGGCGTCGCCGCGATCGTCGTCTGATAGTAGTTGCCCGAACCGAACAGGTACGCGCCCGACAGGTTGATGTCGAACGGCAGGTGATAGATCCCGTTGAATCGCAGCGTGTGCCGCTGGAATTCCTGGGACCGCGCCCACTCGGCGTCGGGGTCGAAGGGGTTGTTGCCCTCGTACTGGAAGTTGGTGGTGTCGTCGTGCATGAACAGCATGTACGTGTAGGTCACGCCCGCCTGCCAGTTGTTGGCGTAGCGCTTGTTCAGGCCGCTCGAGATCGCGGCGAAGTCGGCGTGTCCGGTCGACTCGAGCCACTGGATCTTGCCGAACTTGGGATCGGGACGGTTCGCCGCCGTCGGCG
The DNA window shown above is from Vicinamibacterales bacterium and carries:
- a CDS encoding SulP family inorganic anion transporter codes for the protein MIAGLTVGLVALPLAMAFAISSGVGPEAGLHTAIVGGLVVAALGGSTIQVSGPTGAFVVVVAGIIAKFGLSGLFLVTMMGGVILVALGLSGLGTAVRYIPRPIVIGFTNGIALLIATTQIKDALGLPGTPPGEFFARMSALADALPSLNPAALGVTAASLAICLGVPRLAPRLPGAIAALVVGTTAVRLLDLPVATIGSVFGGLPRHLPAVHVPEFRADLVLPLLPSAITVALLGAVESLLSAVVADGMTGDRHDSNTELVAQGVANVLVPLVGGLPVTGAIARTATNYRAGARTPVAALVHAVTLAAVVAVFAPLASSVPLATLAAVLLVVAWNMGEWPEIPSILKLEWTDIAVWLLTFVLTVVADLTVAVESGMVLAALLYVHRVSQTTTVEGVTEAYIDEGRPHVLQGKDIPPYVSIVRVHGPFLFGTTTLLDEATADVEQFDAIVILRLRNMTAIDATGVDALERLHDRVVRSGRRMLFCGARQQPAAYLARAEFVHHVGAVNILPNVDAALDRARALVASGEVEPGSRAGAPTG
- a CDS encoding CoA transferase, translating into MAPLDGIRVVSLALNVPGPAAVARLVGEGADAVKVEPPAGDPLALYSRAWYDELHRGVERRTLDLKTAPGRAALDDLLAAAHVLITSQRPAALVRLGLAPEPLTARHPALRTVAIVGDVREPDVAGHDLTYQAGAGLLREGLPITLLADLIGAERVVSAVLLALAGPPGTRTVVGLRDALDSLAAPLRHGLTVSGGRFGGGDPAYNVYRTRDGRLAVAALEPHFRARLYAVLDLPLDAPLASPAAARSCAEWTSLAEAHDLPLVAIPDA